The following are from one region of the Yoonia sp. R2331 genome:
- a CDS encoding helix-turn-helix domain-containing protein, whose amino-acid sequence MNTFSALLRDWRKTRRYSQLDLAMAADVSARHLSFLETGRSRPSVGMIQRLGEVLQLPLDAQNRLLTAAGFAPRYAATPLDAAEMAPVTQAVRWMLDRHAPYPALALDQLWNVQMMNAPARLLFAPFDLTEGGSLLELTTSPLMPRVVENWPEVAYHSAVRLRAESAAAGGIAVLDAAADRLAQDADPGITISGPTIPTIFRMGDQRLSLFGTIAQFSTAADETLSDLRIELFFPADDDTGAVLQQLAGDACD is encoded by the coding sequence ATGAACACTTTTTCCGCCCTTCTGCGCGATTGGCGCAAGACCCGCCGCTACAGCCAACTTGACCTCGCGATGGCGGCAGACGTCTCTGCCCGGCACTTGTCGTTTCTGGAAACCGGTCGGTCCCGGCCCAGCGTTGGTATGATTCAGCGCTTGGGCGAGGTGCTGCAACTGCCCCTTGATGCACAGAACCGTTTGCTGACGGCCGCAGGATTTGCGCCCCGCTATGCCGCCACTCCGCTGGATGCCGCGGAAATGGCACCGGTCACCCAAGCTGTGCGATGGATGCTGGACCGGCACGCCCCCTACCCTGCGCTTGCGCTGGATCAGCTCTGGAATGTGCAAATGATGAATGCGCCCGCGCGGCTGCTCTTTGCCCCTTTCGACCTGACCGAAGGCGGCAGCCTGCTGGAGTTGACGACCAGCCCGTTGATGCCGCGAGTGGTCGAGAACTGGCCGGAAGTGGCCTATCACAGCGCCGTGCGATTGCGCGCTGAAAGTGCTGCCGCTGGTGGAATCGCAGTATTGGATGCGGCGGCAGATAGGCTTGCCCAAGACGCGGACCCTGGGATCACCATATCTGGCCCGACGATCCCGACGATTTTTCGCATGGGCGATCAGCGCCTGAGCCTGTTCGGCACAATCGCGCAGTTCAGCACCGCGGCAGATGAAACCCTTTCGGACTTGCGGATCGAATTGTTCTTTCCCGCCGACGACGACACCGGCGCGGTATTGCAGCAACTGGCCGGTGACGCATGTGACTAG
- a CDS encoding virulence factor, with translation MADVTIVYWRDMPAQVIVGKGRRGTKLPLPERFEQAIDRAAMKSGAAESDAYLEGFRKADPYAVDGGDADVAAAEVARIDAEYDLDRIKQLIANNGWA, from the coding sequence ATGGCAGATGTCACAATAGTTTACTGGCGCGATATGCCCGCGCAGGTGATCGTCGGCAAAGGTCGGCGCGGCACCAAACTGCCCCTACCAGAGCGGTTTGAACAGGCGATTGACCGGGCCGCGATGAAGTCGGGAGCCGCTGAATCCGACGCTTACCTTGAAGGGTTCCGCAAGGCAGACCCATATGCGGTTGACGGGGGTGACGCCGATGTGGCTGCCGCCGAGGTCGCTCGCATTGATGCTGAATACGATCTGGACCGGATCAAACAACTGATTGCCAACAATGGCTGGGCCTGA
- the glpK gene encoding glycerol kinase GlpK, with protein sequence MTHILAIDQGTTSSRGIIFDGAMKIKATAQQEFDQHFPQSGWVEHVVEDLWTSTLATSQGAIAMAGLTAADISAIGITNQRETTIVWDRNTGKAIHNAIVWQDRRTAEMCEALKADGFEAEITHRTGLLLDPYFSGTKLKWLLENVDGAKAAAEAGDLLFGTVDCYLIWRLTNGARHVTDATNAARTMLYNIRDGVWDETICAKYGIPMKMLPEVLDCASDFGMTAKEYFGEELPILGVAGDQQAATIGQACFAPGMLKSTYGTGCFALLNTGETLVESQKRLLGTIAYQFDGKPTYALEGSIFIAGAVVQWLRDGLGIIAKAADTHPLAEKADPAQELYLVPAFTGLGAPYWDANARGAIYGLTRNSGPEEFARAALESVGFQTRDLLEAMKSDWQDADNAQVLRVDGGMSASDWAMQFLSDILGSPVDRPTVLETTALGAAWLAGMRAGIYPDQAGFAQEWALDQRFKAQMDDATRDRRYAGWKDAISRTLSVR encoded by the coding sequence ATGACCCATATCCTTGCCATTGATCAGGGAACGACCTCGAGCCGCGGCATCATTTTTGACGGTGCGATGAAGATAAAAGCGACTGCTCAGCAGGAATTTGACCAACACTTCCCGCAGTCGGGGTGGGTCGAACATGTGGTCGAGGATTTGTGGACTTCAACCCTGGCCACGTCCCAAGGGGCCATCGCAATGGCGGGCCTGACGGCAGCTGACATCAGTGCCATCGGCATCACCAACCAGCGCGAAACCACCATCGTCTGGGATCGCAACACCGGCAAAGCCATCCACAATGCGATTGTTTGGCAGGACAGGCGCACAGCCGAGATGTGCGAGGCGCTCAAGGCTGACGGATTCGAGGCTGAGATAACGCATCGCACGGGGTTGCTGCTTGATCCCTATTTTTCGGGCACAAAGCTCAAGTGGCTGCTTGAAAACGTGGACGGCGCAAAGGCTGCGGCAGAGGCAGGGGATCTTCTGTTCGGGACTGTCGATTGCTATCTCATTTGGCGGCTCACCAACGGTGCGCGACATGTCACCGACGCGACCAACGCCGCGCGCACGATGCTTTATAACATTCGTGATGGCGTCTGGGACGAAACGATTTGTGCCAAATACGGGATTCCGATGAAGATGTTGCCAGAAGTGCTTGATTGCGCGTCGGATTTCGGGATGACGGCCAAAGAATATTTCGGTGAGGAGTTGCCAATTCTGGGCGTTGCCGGCGATCAGCAGGCCGCAACAATCGGGCAGGCGTGTTTTGCACCGGGCATGTTGAAATCGACCTATGGCACGGGTTGTTTTGCACTGTTGAACACGGGCGAAACTCTGGTCGAAAGCCAAAAGCGTCTGCTGGGCACAATCGCCTATCAATTCGACGGCAAGCCCACTTATGCGCTAGAAGGCTCGATTTTCATTGCAGGGGCCGTGGTGCAATGGCTGCGCGATGGCTTGGGGATCATCGCGAAAGCGGCGGACACGCATCCCCTCGCGGAAAAGGCTGATCCTGCGCAAGAGCTGTATCTGGTGCCCGCATTTACCGGTCTGGGCGCGCCCTATTGGGACGCCAACGCGCGCGGCGCTATCTACGGTCTGACCCGCAATTCCGGACCGGAAGAGTTTGCCCGCGCGGCGCTGGAAAGCGTCGGGTTTCAGACACGTGATCTGCTAGAGGCGATGAAAAGCGACTGGCAAGATGCTGATAATGCGCAGGTTTTACGTGTCGACGGCGGGATGAGTGCCAGTGATTGGGCGATGCAGTTCCTGTCTGACATTTTAGGCTCGCCCGTTGATCGCCCGACCGTGTTGGAAACGACAGCTCTGGGGGCGGCGTGGCTGGCAGGGATGCGCGCAGGGATCTATCCCGATCAGGCAGGTTTTGCGCAAGAATGGGCGCTTGACCAACGGTTTAAGGCCCAGATGGATGATGCGACCCGCGACCGGCGCTATGCCGGGTGGAAGGATGCAATCAGTCGGACGTTATCTGTGCGTTAG
- a CDS encoding DUF805 domain-containing protein translates to MTTEQWHYVDGGDSRGPFSMSQIEGLIRSGTIAGHTLVWNENLPVWEPAARHFDFQDGPPPIGAAASGGVVGHDGLYVGAPARGFAEALKVCFSKYATFSGRASRSEYWYFVLWQFLIGFVTGFVDGFILGATGDFSPLNSIASLVLLLPTLAVSWRRLHDVNRSGWWIGGFYIVLFATVALGFSMYADVPLDAEPAGSFLALAGLFGIGFLVYTIVILVFFCTRGTPGPNRFG, encoded by the coding sequence ATGACGACAGAGCAATGGCACTATGTTGACGGCGGCGATAGTCGCGGACCTTTTTCGATGTCGCAAATCGAAGGGCTGATCCGAAGCGGTACAATCGCTGGCCACACGCTGGTATGGAACGAAAACCTGCCGGTTTGGGAACCCGCAGCGCGCCACTTTGACTTTCAAGACGGGCCACCGCCGATCGGCGCAGCCGCGTCAGGCGGGGTCGTCGGGCATGATGGTCTTTATGTTGGTGCACCCGCGCGCGGCTTTGCCGAGGCGCTGAAGGTGTGTTTCAGTAAATACGCGACCTTCTCGGGCCGCGCGAGCCGGTCAGAGTACTGGTATTTCGTCCTTTGGCAGTTTCTGATCGGATTTGTCACCGGTTTCGTTGACGGGTTCATTCTTGGCGCGACTGGCGATTTTTCACCGCTCAATTCAATTGCGTCACTGGTCCTTTTGCTGCCGACGCTCGCCGTATCCTGGCGCAGGTTGCACGACGTAAATCGCAGCGGCTGGTGGATTGGTGGGTTCTATATTGTGCTTTTTGCTACAGTCGCGCTTGGGTTTTCCATGTATGCGGATGTGCCACTCGACGCTGAACCGGCTGGGTCATTCCTGGCCCTTGCAGGCCTCTTTGGGATTGGCTTTCTCGTCTATACCATTGTCATTCTGGTGTTTTTCTGCACGCGTGGCACACCCGGACCAAACCGTTTCGGATAA
- a CDS encoding methyltetrahydrofolate cobalamin methyltransferase gives MTRTIVESKTKTAIIGFDQPFCVIGERINPTGRKILAEELERGDFSRVEADALAQTAAGATVLDINSGAVFSNKMAEDPRYADNNFVEPPLMMEMVKRVQAIVDTPLCIDSSVPGALENGLEAAEGRPLLNSVTGEEERLELVLPLVKKYNVPVVAISNDDTGISEDPDVRFAVAKKIVERAADFGIPAHDIVVDPLVMPIGAMGTAGLQVFTLVRRLREELGVNTTCGASNISFGLPNRHGINNAFLPMAMTAGMTSAIMNPVALPVGPKKLAEKKAEVEAAGIILPEGMDDEAFVQMFGMGSTKPRAGKEMEAIRAANFLTDNDPSGGEWIKFNRAPVKEGEGRARTGRRRRA, from the coding sequence ATGACCCGCACGATTGTCGAATCCAAAACAAAAACCGCCATCATCGGCTTTGATCAGCCATTCTGCGTGATTGGCGAGCGGATCAATCCCACGGGCCGCAAAATCTTGGCCGAAGAGCTTGAGCGCGGCGATTTCAGCCGGGTTGAAGCGGATGCATTGGCACAGACTGCCGCGGGTGCCACGGTGCTCGACATCAACTCTGGCGCTGTATTTTCAAACAAGATGGCCGAAGACCCGCGCTATGCCGACAACAACTTTGTCGAGCCACCCTTGATGATGGAAATGGTTAAGCGTGTGCAGGCCATTGTTGACACACCGCTTTGCATTGACAGTTCCGTGCCTGGCGCGCTGGAAAACGGACTTGAAGCTGCCGAGGGCCGCCCGCTCCTAAACTCTGTCACCGGCGAAGAAGAGCGGCTGGAACTGGTCCTGCCACTGGTCAAGAAGTACAATGTGCCCGTTGTCGCGATTTCGAACGACGACACGGGTATCTCTGAAGACCCTGACGTGCGCTTTGCTGTCGCCAAAAAGATCGTGGAACGGGCGGCTGACTTTGGCATCCCCGCCCATGACATCGTCGTTGACCCACTGGTCATGCCGATTGGTGCGATGGGCACTGCTGGTCTGCAGGTCTTCACGCTTGTGCGTCGCTTGCGCGAAGAGCTGGGCGTGAACACGACCTGTGGCGCATCGAATATCTCGTTCGGGCTGCCCAACCGCCACGGCATCAATAACGCTTTCCTGCCGATGGCCATGACCGCGGGCATGACGTCTGCAATCATGAACCCCGTCGCCCTGCCCGTCGGCCCCAAGAAACTGGCCGAGAAAAAGGCCGAAGTGGAAGCCGCTGGCATCATCTTGCCCGAAGGGATGGATGATGAGGCGTTTGTGCAGATGTTCGGCATGGGCTCTACCAAGCCGCGCGCCGGTAAGGAAATGGAAGCCATTCGCGCCGCCAACTTCCTGACCGACAATGACCCGTCGGGGGGCGAATGGATTAAGTTCAATCGCGCGCCCGTGAAAGAGGGCGAAGGCCGCGCCCGCACCGGACGCCGCCGCCGCGCCTAA
- a CDS encoding Ppx/GppA phosphatase family protein, which produces MAPKRPFGAGAFPKAVDTPAPQPPDPATLYAALDLGTNSCRMLIAQPKGSQFHVLDSFSKSVQLGQGLESTGKLSRASMNRTISAMRICRQKLDRHGVTRMRLVATEACRRAKNGDAFVAQVRRETGMKLEIIKPEEEARLAVISCAPLVSTKTEQLLVVDIGGGSTELVWIDLAHVPARERPRAIMRLHAGFRSDPGPFAAAKVVDWISVPLGVATLRDQFSDVEDDAARFALMSWFFEENLSEFAPSTEQQGRDGFQIVGTSGTVTTVAASHLGLKRYDRTKVDGLRMTSDQIDTVIRNYLTLGPQGRRSDPRIGKDRQALIMSGAAILQALMRLWPTDRLSVADRGLREGLLYAQMSADGVLEDAPY; this is translated from the coding sequence ATGGCGCCCAAGCGTCCCTTTGGTGCGGGCGCGTTCCCCAAAGCGGTCGATACCCCCGCGCCACAGCCTCCGGATCCGGCCACGCTTTATGCGGCGCTTGATCTGGGGACAAACAGTTGTCGAATGCTGATTGCCCAGCCGAAGGGCAGTCAGTTTCACGTGCTGGATTCATTCTCAAAATCAGTGCAGCTTGGTCAAGGGTTGGAAAGCACCGGCAAGTTGTCGCGTGCCTCGATGAACCGGACGATTTCGGCGATGCGGATTTGTCGCCAAAAGCTGGATCGCCATGGGGTCACCCGGATGCGGCTGGTCGCAACAGAGGCGTGTCGCAGGGCTAAGAACGGCGATGCTTTTGTTGCGCAGGTCCGGCGCGAGACCGGCATGAAGCTGGAGATCATCAAGCCAGAGGAAGAGGCGCGGCTGGCAGTGATCTCTTGTGCGCCGCTGGTCAGCACCAAGACAGAGCAGTTGCTGGTGGTGGATATCGGCGGTGGATCAACAGAGCTAGTCTGGATTGATCTGGCCCATGTGCCTGCGCGCGAACGGCCTCGTGCCATCATGCGGTTGCATGCCGGGTTCAGGTCTGATCCGGGTCCGTTTGCTGCGGCCAAGGTGGTCGACTGGATTTCGGTGCCGTTAGGCGTGGCAACGCTGCGCGATCAGTTTTCAGACGTCGAGGATGACGCAGCCCGCTTTGCGCTGATGTCGTGGTTCTTTGAGGAAAACCTGAGTGAATTTGCGCCGTCCACCGAACAGCAGGGGCGCGACGGGTTTCAGATTGTCGGCACCAGTGGCACAGTGACCACCGTTGCTGCCAGCCATCTGGGCCTAAAGCGTTATGACCGAACCAAGGTGGATGGGTTGCGCATGACCTCCGACCAGATTGATACGGTGATCCGCAACTATCTGACGCTCGGTCCACAAGGACGGCGGAGCGATCCACGGATTGGCAAGGATCGGCAAGCGCTGATCATGTCGGGGGCGGCCATTTTGCAGGCGCTGATGCGGCTTTGGCCCACGGATCGGCTGTCTGTCGCGGATCGCGGGCTGCGAGAGGGGTTGCTTTATGCACAAATGTCGGCAGATGGGGTGCTGGAAGACGCACCCTACTAA
- a CDS encoding RlmE family RNA methyltransferase, translating into MKKSGKNTSGRGQRDLTVKVKSARGRTTSSTRWLQRQLNDPYVKRAKAEGYRGRAAFKILELDEKYRFLVPGARVVDLGCAPGGWCQVAVRRVNALGERQGKAVGRVLGVDLQEVEPIAGAEVHQLDFMEDDADKQVMAWLDGPADVVMSDMAASASGHKQTDHLRIIALCEAAAYFAFDVLEEGGTFVAKVLAGGAEGELQKLLKTRFTSVANVKPPSSRSDSSEKFVVARGFKG; encoded by the coding sequence ATGAAAAAGTCAGGTAAGAACACTTCGGGACGCGGCCAGCGGGATTTGACGGTCAAGGTCAAATCCGCGCGCGGGCGCACGACATCCTCGACCCGGTGGTTGCAGCGGCAGTTGAACGACCCTTACGTCAAGCGCGCCAAGGCTGAAGGGTACCGTGGGCGCGCTGCGTTCAAGATTTTGGAGCTGGACGAGAAGTACCGGTTTCTGGTCCCCGGCGCGCGGGTAGTCGATCTGGGCTGTGCGCCCGGTGGCTGGTGTCAGGTCGCTGTCCGGCGGGTGAACGCGCTGGGAGAGCGACAGGGCAAGGCCGTGGGCCGGGTGCTGGGGGTCGACCTGCAAGAGGTTGAACCAATTGCAGGGGCGGAAGTGCATCAGTTGGACTTTATGGAAGACGACGCCGACAAGCAGGTGATGGCTTGGCTGGATGGTCCGGCGGATGTTGTGATGTCTGACATGGCGGCCAGTGCGTCAGGCCACAAACAGACAGACCATTTGCGGATCATCGCGCTGTGTGAGGCGGCGGCCTACTTCGCCTTTGATGTGCTGGAAGAGGGCGGTACCTTTGTCGCCAAGGTGCTCGCGGGCGGGGCCGAGGGCGAGTTGCAAAAGCTGCTCAAGACCCGTTTCACCTCTGTCGCCAATGTCAAACCTCCATCATCGCGGTCCGACAGTTCGGAAAAGTTTGTCGTGGCGCGTGGTTTCAAAGGCTAG
- a CDS encoding DeoR/GlpR family DNA-binding transcription regulator, whose protein sequence is MNSTERHSAILSTARRQGKVQATTLAEQLGVAVQTLRRDLRSLCAAGFLERVHGGAVLPSGVRNIGYDDRRGVNRTAKLRIARATAALIPDNASLFLNIGTTTEAVARALRHHQNLMVVTNNLNVANILADAPSCEVIVAGGRLRRADGGLVGDLAALAIARFQVDFAIIGASAIAADGHLLDFDPEEVRVSQQILTAARQSIVVADAGKFARKAPVRIGSLLEVDHFVTDRLPSERLAQALLDAGTKVQLA, encoded by the coding sequence ATGAACTCAACCGAGCGACACTCTGCAATTCTCTCAACCGCGCGCCGCCAAGGCAAGGTGCAGGCCACAACGTTGGCCGAACAGCTTGGCGTCGCCGTTCAAACCCTGCGCCGCGATCTGCGCAGTCTTTGCGCCGCTGGTTTTCTGGAACGTGTGCACGGCGGGGCCGTTTTGCCGTCGGGCGTGCGCAACATCGGCTATGATGACCGGCGTGGCGTGAACCGAACCGCAAAACTGCGTATCGCGCGTGCGACAGCCGCACTGATCCCCGACAATGCGTCACTATTCCTCAATATCGGCACCACGACCGAAGCCGTAGCTCGCGCGCTGCGACACCACCAGAATCTGATGGTGGTCACCAATAACCTCAACGTGGCCAATATCCTGGCCGACGCGCCCAGTTGCGAGGTGATCGTGGCCGGTGGCCGGTTACGCCGCGCAGACGGCGGGTTGGTCGGTGACCTGGCGGCCTTGGCAATTGCGCGGTTTCAGGTGGATTTCGCGATCATTGGCGCCTCTGCCATTGCTGCGGACGGGCATCTACTAGACTTTGATCCGGAAGAGGTGCGCGTCAGCCAGCAAATCCTTACGGCGGCGCGTCAATCCATTGTCGTGGCCGATGCGGGCAAGTTTGCGCGCAAGGCGCCAGTTCGGATTGGATCACTGTTAGAGGTCGATCATTTTGTCACCGACCGCCTGCCATCAGAAAGGTTGGCGCAAGCGTTGCTGGATGCTGGCACCAAGGTGCAACTGGCCTAG
- the glpD gene encoding glycerol-3-phosphate dehydrogenase has protein sequence MSTDFDLFVIGGGINGVGVARDAQGRGLRVALAEMNDLASATSSTSTKLFHGGLRYLEFFEFGLVRKALIEREVLLSAMPHISWPMRFVLPYHKDMRFENETPTSRLLSLVMPWMKGRRPAWLIRLGLFMYDNLGGRKILPGTRTVDLTKDPLGQPLKQKFAQAYEYSDCWIEDSRLVVLNARDAELRGAKIMVRTKVTAARRGADHWVVTVEGPDGVQSFTARALVNAGGPWVENIVRNTVRLNTSEGIRLVRGSHIVTKKLYDHDKCYFFQGEDGRIIFAIPYETDFTLIGTTDAEHDDLHRTPIATEAEQDYLCAFASQYFEKPVSRDDVVWTYSGVRPLYDDGAKSATAATRDYVLSLDDTGAPLLSIFGGKITTYRKLAENVMAKLAPLVGGTGPWTAGVALPGGDFPVGDVDKEIAALRSDFAFLDDRWAKRLIRAYGTDARVMLGDSETAADLGRDFGATLTEAEVRWLMTHEYARAAADVVWRRSKLGLRMTQKQIAALDQFMSKTAPMAVA, from the coding sequence ATGTCTACAGATTTTGACCTGTTTGTCATCGGCGGCGGCATCAATGGTGTCGGCGTGGCGCGTGATGCGCAAGGGCGGGGCCTGCGTGTCGCGCTTGCCGAAATGAATGACCTGGCCTCGGCGACCTCTTCTACCTCGACCAAGCTGTTCCACGGCGGGTTGCGCTATCTGGAGTTCTTTGAGTTCGGGCTTGTTCGCAAGGCGCTGATCGAGCGGGAAGTGCTGTTGTCGGCGATGCCGCATATCTCATGGCCGATGCGTTTTGTCTTGCCGTACCACAAGGACATGCGGTTCGAAAATGAAACGCCAACCTCGCGGCTCTTGTCGCTGGTGATGCCTTGGATGAAAGGCCGCAGACCGGCCTGGCTGATCCGATTGGGGTTATTCATGTACGACAATCTTGGGGGGCGCAAAATTCTACCCGGCACGCGCACGGTCGACCTGACAAAAGACCCGCTTGGCCAGCCGCTGAAGCAGAAATTTGCGCAGGCCTACGAGTATTCTGACTGCTGGATCGAGGATTCGCGACTTGTTGTGCTTAACGCCCGCGATGCAGAGTTGCGCGGCGCGAAGATTATGGTGCGGACCAAGGTGACCGCGGCGCGGCGCGGCGCAGATCATTGGGTTGTGACGGTTGAGGGGCCTGACGGTGTGCAAAGCTTCACTGCGCGCGCCTTAGTCAACGCGGGCGGCCCGTGGGTTGAGAACATCGTGCGCAACACGGTGCGGTTGAACACTTCTGAAGGGATCAGGCTGGTGCGCGGCAGCCATATCGTCACCAAGAAACTCTATGACCACGACAAGTGCTACTTTTTCCAAGGCGAAGATGGCCGGATCATCTTTGCGATCCCTTACGAGACTGATTTTACCCTGATCGGCACCACAGATGCAGAACATGATGATCTGCACCGAACGCCAATCGCAACAGAGGCAGAGCAGGACTATCTGTGCGCCTTTGCCAGCCAGTATTTTGAAAAACCCGTGTCGCGTGATGATGTTGTCTGGACCTATTCCGGTGTCCGCCCGCTTTATGACGACGGGGCCAAATCAGCGACGGCAGCGACGCGCGATTATGTGCTGTCGCTGGATGACACCGGCGCACCCTTGCTGAGTATTTTTGGTGGCAAGATCACGACATACCGCAAGCTGGCCGAAAACGTCATGGCCAAGCTGGCCCCACTCGTCGGCGGGACGGGCCCGTGGACGGCAGGTGTGGCCTTGCCCGGCGGCGATTTTCCCGTGGGCGATGTCGACAAGGAAATTGCCGCACTGCGCAGCGACTTTGCCTTTCTGGACGACCGATGGGCAAAGCGCTTGATCCGCGCCTATGGCACCGATGCCCGTGTGATGCTGGGCGACTCGGAAACGGCAGCCGATCTGGGCCGCGACTTTGGTGCGACGCTGACCGAGGCTGAAGTGCGCTGGCTCATGACCCATGAATATGCACGTGCTGCGGCGGATGTGGTTTGGCGGCGCAGCAAACTTGGCCTGCGGATGACGCAAAAACAGATCGCTGCTCTTGATCAATTCATGTCCAAGACTGCCCCCATGGCAGTCGCGTGA